The Proteus sp. ZN5 genome includes the window TGGGTACGTGAAGTTCAGCAACTTGGTGCCGGTGAAATTGTTTTAAATATGATGAACCAAGACGGCGTGAGACAAGGCTATGACCTAAAACAACTTGCTCTAGTACGCCAAGTTGCAGATGTTCCTATTATCGCATCAGGGGGAGCTGGCGAAATGTCACACTTTCTTGATGCATTTAAACTAGCCAATGTTGATGGCGCTCTTGCAGCCTCTGTTTTTCATAAACAAATAATTAATATCAACGAATTAAAACAGTATCTTGCAAAGAATGACGTTAAGGTAAGAATATAATGAATAATGAAACATTAGCGCAATTAGATTGGGAAAAAGTCGATAACCTCATGCCTGTGGTTATCCAAAATGCCATTTCAGGCGATGTATTAATGCTAGGTTATATGAATAAAGAAGCATTAAACGTCACTCTAGAAAGTGGAAATGTTACCTTCTATTCACGTACTAAACAGCGTTTATGGACAAAAGGTGAAACCTCTGGCAACTTCCTAAAATTAGTCAATATTTATCCTGACTGTGATAACGATACTTTACTTATTTTAGCTAACCCTATCGGCCCTACTTGCCATAACGGCACTGAAAGTTGTTTTGCTCCAGCACAAAGTCAATGGGGATTTCTCTATGAACTTGAGAATTTATTACGTGACCGCAAAAATGCCTCACCAGATAGCTCTTATACTGCCCGCCTTTATGCCAGTGGTACAAAACGTATAGCCCAAAAAGTGGGAGAAGAAGGTGTAGAAACCGCGTTAGCTGCCACTGTTAATGACCGAGAAGAGCTAAAGAATGAAGCCTCAGACTTGCTCTATCACTTAATGGTGCTATTGCAAGACCAATCATTATCACTCTCTGATGTAATAGGTTGCCTTCAAGAGCGCCATAAAAAAGCAGAATGATTTCTAGATAATTCCCCCCTCTAGAGCTACCAGACGAAAAAGCGATACATAAAAAAAGCACCTCAATCAGAAATTTTGAGGTGCTTCTTATTACTCAGTTAAGAGATAAAATAACAAACATTAGTTGTCATTTATTTCTTACACATTACATCGCTTGGCGGAATAACTCGATAACATCACTTTCAGAACCCTGAACTGGGTTAGTGATTGCACAAGCATCTTTCAGCGCATTTTCAGCTAATGTTTTGAAGTCTTCTTCTTTCACGCCTAATTCTTTCAGGCCTGCAGGAATACCTACATCTTTAGCCATCTTACGAATTTCTTCGATACACGCTTTAGCACCTTGCTCATCGCTCATTGCAGAAACATCAACACCCATTGCTTGTGCGATATCTTTTAAACGACCCGCTGCTGCTTGAATGTTATAAGCTTGAACATGTGGTAATAAAACCGCATTACACACACCATGAGGTAAGTTATAGAAACCACCTAATTGGTGAGCCATAGCATGTACATAACCTAAAGAAGCGTTATTAAATGCCATACCTGCTAAGAACTGAGCGTAAGCCATGTTTTCACGCGCTTGTGCATCACCACCATTATCAACAACTTTACGTAAAGACTCGCTGATCATAGTAACTGCTTTTAATGCACATGCATCTGTGATTGGATTTGCAGCAATTGAAACATACGCTTCAACCGCATGGGTTAATGCATCCATACCTGTTGCAGCGGTTAAACCTTTTGGCATACCAATCATTAATTCTGAATCATTTACAGATAACAGAGGCGTAACGTTTTTATCAACGATAGCCATTTTGATATGACGCGCGGTATCTGTGATGATACAAAAACGTGTCATTTCTGATGCTGTACCTGCTGTGGTATTAATAGAAATAAGTGGTAATTGAGGTTTTTCAGAGCGGTCAACACCTTCATAATCCGCAATCTTTCCACCATTAGAAGCGACTAACGCGATGCCCTTTGCACAGTCATGTGGAGAACCACCACCTAAAGAAATTACACAGTCACATTGATTTTCTTTCAGCAGAGCTAAACCCGCTTCTACGTTTTCAACAGTAGGGTTTGGTGCAGTTCCATCATAAGTTACGCTAGAAATACCAGCTTCTGTCAGTAACTTACTGACTTTATCAACAACACCCAGTTGATTTAAAATGCTATCAGTGACGATCAACGCTTTATGAAAACCGAAGTCTTTCATTGAACTTACAGCATCAGCAAGGCAACCAGCACCAATTTTATTTACAGAAGGGATATAGAATGTTGAAACTGCCATTATTGACTTCCTTTTTAGTAATTAAATCTGCGTTTTAATATGTTCTATTCTTTTTGTTCTTAAATTGATCATCATCAAAATAATGAATAAATATCAATTTGTTTATCATGTTATTACAGGTAATTAAATTTAGAAGCCCAATTACCCTATTAATTCAATAGGATAATACTA containing:
- the hisIE gene encoding bifunctional phosphoribosyl-AMP cyclohydrolase/phosphoribosyl-ATP diphosphatase HisIE, translated to MMNNETLAQLDWEKVDNLMPVVIQNAISGDVLMLGYMNKEALNVTLESGNVTFYSRTKQRLWTKGETSGNFLKLVNIYPDCDNDTLLILANPIGPTCHNGTESCFAPAQSQWGFLYELENLLRDRKNASPDSSYTARLYASGTKRIAQKVGEEGVETALAATVNDREELKNEASDLLYHLMVLLQDQSLSLSDVIGCLQERHKKAE
- the yiaY gene encoding L-threonine dehydrogenase produces the protein MAVSTFYIPSVNKIGAGCLADAVSSMKDFGFHKALIVTDSILNQLGVVDKVSKLLTEAGISSVTYDGTAPNPTVENVEAGLALLKENQCDCVISLGGGSPHDCAKGIALVASNGGKIADYEGVDRSEKPQLPLISINTTAGTASEMTRFCIITDTARHIKMAIVDKNVTPLLSVNDSELMIGMPKGLTAATGMDALTHAVEAYVSIAANPITDACALKAVTMISESLRKVVDNGGDAQARENMAYAQFLAGMAFNNASLGYVHAMAHQLGGFYNLPHGVCNAVLLPHVQAYNIQAAAGRLKDIAQAMGVDVSAMSDEQGAKACIEEIRKMAKDVGIPAGLKELGVKEEDFKTLAENALKDACAITNPVQGSESDVIELFRQAM